The following coding sequences are from one Candidatus Nitrohelix vancouverensis window:
- a CDS encoding ABC transporter permease subunit produces MKAAWSIARRDAASFFTSPIFYVATAVFLFLYGFIFFNILSFFSFQSVQVMQMRGPGATLNLNEMVVEPSFHNMAVILLLMIPVITMRSFAEERKNKTLALLLSSPVSLTEIVLGKFLACMGIVAMMILLSSFSTGFLFIVGKPEIGPILTGYCGVLLMSACYVAMGLFASSLTDNQIIAAIISFGLALFMWIIGWAAQAVGSGAGEVLNYLSIVNHMDSMVKGILDTSDLVYFASFIFFGLFMTYRLLESNRWR; encoded by the coding sequence ATGAAAGCGGCCTGGAGCATTGCAAGGCGCGATGCGGCTTCGTTCTTCACCTCGCCCATTTTTTATGTGGCGACCGCGGTGTTTCTGTTCTTGTACGGTTTTATATTCTTCAATATTCTCAGTTTCTTCAGTTTTCAGAGCGTTCAGGTCATGCAAATGCGCGGGCCGGGCGCGACTCTCAATCTCAACGAGATGGTCGTGGAACCGTCGTTCCACAACATGGCAGTCATTCTTCTGTTGATGATACCCGTCATCACCATGCGCAGTTTCGCGGAAGAGAGGAAGAACAAGACCCTGGCCCTGTTGCTGTCTTCTCCCGTGAGCTTGACGGAAATCGTGCTTGGAAAATTCCTCGCCTGCATGGGAATCGTCGCCATGATGATTCTTCTCTCTTCATTCTCGACTGGATTTTTATTTATTGTTGGCAAGCCGGAGATCGGGCCGATCCTGACGGGCTATTGCGGCGTGCTTCTGATGTCGGCCTGTTATGTGGCGATGGGTCTCTTCGCTTCGTCCCTCACCGACAACCAGATCATCGCCGCGATCATCAGTTTTGGTCTGGCGCTGTTCATGTGGATCATCGGTTGGGCGGCTCAGGCGGTTGGGAGCGGGGCGGGCGAGGTGTTGAACTATTTGTCCATCGTCAATCATATGGATTCGATGGTGAAGGGAATTCTGGACACCAGTGATCTGGTGTATTTTGCGTCGTTCATTTTTTTCGGTTTGTTCATGACCTACCGATTGCTGGAGTCGAACCGATGGAGATAA
- a CDS encoding flagellin FliC, whose protein sequence is MALRIFTNLSSLNAQKSLESSRLKLGGSISRIASGQRITNSSDDGAGLSISERLNSDVRTLKQGARNVNDGLALVNAAEGALGEQSSILIRLRELASQAATGTIGQTERETLNLEFRALRSELDRIANTTEFNGRKLVDGSLAAGNPSELILQVGLDSNDASRFNLNQEIDLTAVTAASLGIDDDSISSGAAALTALGALSNAIDSLIEVRGRVGAVTNRLSHSLNNLNSSIENLTSAVSTIRDADLADEVAQLTRNQILVQAGSAMIGQANLIPQSVLTLLQ, encoded by the coding sequence ATGGCTCTTAGAATATTTACAAATTTATCTTCATTGAATGCTCAAAAATCATTAGAGAGCAGTCGTCTCAAGCTGGGTGGGTCGATATCCCGTATTGCTTCGGGACAGCGCATCACCAACAGTTCGGATGATGGGGCAGGTTTGTCCATCTCAGAGAGATTGAACTCTGATGTTAGAACTTTAAAACAAGGCGCCCGGAATGTGAACGATGGTCTGGCGTTGGTCAACGCGGCAGAAGGCGCGCTTGGCGAACAGTCTTCCATTCTCATTCGATTGCGGGAGCTGGCGTCTCAGGCGGCCACGGGAACGATCGGTCAAACGGAACGCGAAACATTGAATCTGGAGTTTCGGGCCTTGCGATCCGAGCTGGATCGAATCGCCAATACGACGGAATTCAATGGCCGTAAGCTGGTTGATGGTTCGCTGGCGGCGGGTAATCCGAGCGAATTGATTTTGCAGGTCGGCCTGGATTCCAACGATGCAAGCCGATTCAATTTGAATCAGGAAATTGATCTCACTGCGGTGACTGCGGCGTCTCTGGGAATCGACGATGACTCGATATCTTCCGGCGCGGCGGCGTTGACGGCGCTTGGCGCGTTGAGCAATGCGATCGACAGCTTGATTGAAGTACGCGGACGCGTGGGCGCGGTGACGAATCGCTTGTCGCACTCTCTCAATAATCTGAATTCTTCCATTGAGAATTTGACGTCGGCAGTTTCCACGATTCGCGATGCGGATCTGGCGGATGAGGTGGCTCAATTGACAAGGAATCAGATTCTCGTGCAAGCGGGATCGGCGATGATTGGACAGGCCAATTTGATTCCGCAGTCGGTGCTGACCTTACTGCAATAA
- a CDS encoding Gfo/Idh/MocA family oxidoreductase produces MGLLKIGLMGCGRIGSLLEEDPLRGKPCTHAGAFASLRQVKIQAGTDIDADRLRRFGQRWGVDNLYRSYEEMLAQERLDIVCIASWTRLHAPMVMAAARAGVAGIFCEKPIALDPKEGARMVALCARKKIPLVINHERRWDPHYLQARKLIQKGKIGEVKTITGNALSWRPPKAPIKDHGGGPLFHDGTHLIDLLLYLGGPVDWASGVERRSHGKRFIEETAAGMLGFKSGAIGFVEGGGERKYFNFELDIQGTEGRLLIGNAGRQLFVTKRSRRFTGFHELEAVPFPEPARYQSPFVGAAKDMIQCVRNGKPSLSSGKDALQALKIIFTIYRSAQLKGRRLNIE; encoded by the coding sequence ATGGGATTGCTCAAAATTGGTTTGATGGGCTGTGGAAGGATTGGAAGTTTGCTCGAAGAGGACCCGCTTCGCGGCAAACCCTGTACGCATGCAGGCGCTTTTGCTTCGTTGCGACAGGTCAAAATTCAGGCGGGAACGGATATCGACGCGGACCGCTTGCGTCGTTTCGGCCAGCGCTGGGGCGTCGACAATCTGTACCGGAGTTATGAAGAAATGTTAGCGCAGGAGCGACTGGACATCGTGTGCATCGCCTCCTGGACGCGTTTGCACGCGCCGATGGTGATGGCGGCGGCTCGCGCGGGAGTGGCCGGGATTTTCTGCGAGAAACCGATCGCACTGGACCCGAAAGAGGGCGCGCGAATGGTGGCGCTTTGCGCACGGAAGAAAATCCCTTTGGTTATCAACCACGAAAGACGCTGGGATCCGCATTACCTGCAGGCGCGAAAATTGATTCAAAAAGGAAAAATCGGAGAAGTGAAAACCATTACGGGCAATGCCTTGAGTTGGCGACCTCCCAAAGCGCCCATAAAAGATCATGGCGGCGGTCCGTTGTTTCACGACGGCACGCATTTGATCGATCTGCTTCTTTACCTCGGCGGTCCGGTGGACTGGGCGTCGGGGGTCGAACGGCGTTCGCATGGAAAGCGTTTTATTGAAGAGACGGCGGCGGGAATGCTGGGCTTCAAAAGCGGAGCGATCGGCTTTGTCGAAGGCGGCGGCGAGAGAAAGTATTTTAATTTTGAACTGGACATCCAGGGAACGGAAGGTCGTTTGCTGATCGGCAACGCGGGTCGGCAATTGTTTGTGACGAAGCGCAGTCGGCGCTTCACGGGCTTTCACGAACTGGAAGCGGTTCCTTTTCCCGAGCCGGCGCGTTATCAAAGCCCTTTCGTGGGCGCGGCAAAGGATATGATACAATGCGTCCGTAACGGCAAACCCAGCCTGTCCAGCGGGAAAGACGCTTTGCAAGCTCTCAAAATCATCTTCACTATCTATCGTTCCGCCCAATTGAAGGGTCGACGTTTGAATATTGAATGA
- the dut gene encoding dUTP diphosphatase, whose translation MDATTKLVCPVEGERLPAYSHPGDAGADLRADNAGVVPARGQTLVSTGIRLALPDGCVGLVWPRSGLAVNRSIDCGAGVIDSGYRGEIRVLLFNHSDADFEYEAGDRIAQLLVVKFESLLFRQVDSLDATGRGEGGFGSTDG comes from the coding sequence ATGGATGCTACGACGAAACTGGTGTGCCCGGTGGAAGGCGAACGCCTTCCCGCTTATTCGCACCCTGGAGACGCTGGAGCCGATTTGCGCGCTGACAACGCTGGCGTGGTGCCCGCGAGAGGGCAAACGCTGGTTTCGACTGGGATTCGTCTCGCCTTACCCGATGGATGCGTGGGGCTGGTCTGGCCGCGAAGCGGGCTGGCCGTCAATCGATCGATCGATTGTGGGGCGGGCGTGATCGATTCGGGCTACCGCGGTGAGATCAGAGTCTTGCTTTTCAATCATTCCGATGCGGATTTCGAATATGAAGCGGGAGACCGCATCGCCCAGTTGCTGGTCGTGAAGTTCGAATCCCTGCTGTTCCGGCAGGTTGACAGTCTGGACGCTACGGGACGGGGAGAAGGCGGTTTTGGATCAACCGACGGTTGA
- a CDS encoding ATP-binding cassette domain-containing protein produces the protein MIEIENLTKYYGPRRAINNLSFRVERDEVVGFLGPNGAGKSTTMNILTGIFPASSGSARICGHDIVEESMAVRKLIGYLPENPPLYQDMTVTRYLEFAARLRQVPGKNIRASVERALSKCSLNSVSGRIIGRLSKGFQQRVGLAQALIHDPDILILDEPTIGLDPIQIIEIRKLIQELAASHTIILSSHILPEITQICKRVIILNEGEIAAVDSLEGLTSSLRKSERLFLKVRKHFTEEMIESLKRLPGALALLQDGSNELRLDCELNSDLQDAIARFCLDHSLGIVELRAESMSLEDIFLKLTLEEKEAAQ, from the coding sequence ATGATTGAGATTGAAAATCTCACTAAATATTATGGGCCGCGACGCGCGATCAACAATCTGAGTTTTCGGGTTGAACGCGACGAGGTGGTGGGTTTTCTCGGGCCGAACGGCGCGGGCAAGTCCACGACCATGAATATACTGACCGGAATTTTCCCGGCAAGTTCTGGAAGCGCGCGAATTTGCGGACACGACATTGTGGAAGAATCGATGGCGGTGCGCAAGCTCATCGGTTACCTTCCGGAAAATCCGCCGCTCTATCAGGACATGACGGTGACTCGTTATCTGGAGTTCGCCGCGCGCTTGCGTCAGGTTCCCGGTAAAAACATTCGCGCCTCGGTGGAGCGCGCGTTGAGCAAATGTTCTTTGAATTCCGTATCAGGCCGCATCATCGGCCGCTTGTCGAAGGGCTTTCAACAGCGCGTGGGGCTGGCACAGGCCCTGATCCACGATCCTGATATCCTGATCCTTGACGAGCCGACCATCGGGCTGGATCCGATTCAGATCATCGAGATTCGCAAACTGATTCAGGAACTCGCGGCGTCGCACACCATCATTCTCAGCTCGCACATACTCCCGGAGATCACGCAGATTTGCAAACGAGTGATCATTCTGAACGAAGGAGAAATCGCCGCCGTCGATTCGCTGGAAGGTCTGACCTCGTCCCTGCGAAAAAGCGAACGTTTGTTTCTCAAGGTGCGCAAGCATTTCACGGAAGAGATGATCGAATCCCTGAAACGCCTGCCTGGCGCTCTGGCGCTGTTGCAGGACGGCTCTAATGAATTGCGTCTGGATTGCGAATTGAATTCCGATCTGCAAGACGCCATCGCGCGTTTTTGCCTCGATCATTCGCTGGGCATCGTTGAGTTGCGAGCCGAGTCCATGTCGCTTGAGGATATTTTTCTCAAGCTCACTCTGGAAGAAAAGGAGGCGGCGCAATGA
- a CDS encoding response regulator, which translates to MKNDQKKILVVDDEPANIDLLVRTLKEDDYTVIAATDGEKALELVKKTKPNLILLDVILPQMDGYEVCKTLKTSPDSNDIPIIFTTSLNDPENIKKGFSMGCDEYISKPFSSVEVRNRVRTHLSLRDNISRVRLLYSEIKTDLSKAKVLIVDDIATNIDIVKEILRQEKVDILAAPSATIAQKLVERTLPDLILLDIMMPGLNGFEFCEWLKQRPETQNIPVIFISALNSPEYIARGFSLGCVDYIAKPFHDKEVLSRVHSHLVIRKLHKQMDEWNRQLEKSKAELEGLVSERTQHLEQAIETANRASQTKSEFLAKMSHELRTPMNAVLGFTQVLEMESETLSESQQVTVQHIHDAADHLLKLIDDVLDFGKMESGQIPMVIQKIDVKETINESIIPMILPSAEKKKLRIENRLEKMEGACWVKCDRNRLIQILINLATNGVKYNKDGGDLIFDYEATDDGRATITVTDCGPGIPQDKIETIFHPFYRLPENNVAIPGVGIGLAIVKRFLELMGGDIQVTSEKDKGSTFSITLPIE; encoded by the coding sequence ATGAAAAATGACCAAAAAAAAATTCTCGTCGTCGACGATGAACCTGCAAATATAGACCTTCTTGTAAGAACGCTCAAGGAAGACGACTACACCGTCATTGCCGCGACAGATGGCGAGAAAGCGCTCGAACTCGTAAAAAAAACAAAACCCAACCTGATTCTTCTGGATGTCATATTACCGCAAATGGATGGATACGAGGTCTGTAAAACTCTGAAAACCAGCCCCGATTCCAACGACATCCCTATTATATTCACCACCAGCCTGAATGACCCTGAAAATATAAAAAAGGGTTTTTCAATGGGCTGTGATGAGTACATTTCGAAGCCCTTCAGTTCTGTGGAAGTACGCAATCGGGTCCGAACTCACCTCAGCCTGAGAGACAATATCTCTCGCGTTCGCCTTCTCTATTCCGAAATTAAAACCGATCTTTCCAAAGCGAAAGTGCTGATCGTTGACGATATCGCGACCAACATCGATATCGTCAAGGAAATACTGAGACAGGAGAAAGTCGACATCCTCGCCGCGCCCAGCGCAACCATCGCCCAAAAGCTGGTGGAACGCACGCTACCGGATCTGATACTGCTCGATATCATGATGCCGGGTCTCAACGGTTTCGAATTTTGCGAATGGCTGAAACAACGACCCGAGACTCAAAACATTCCGGTTATTTTTATTTCAGCGCTCAATTCACCCGAATATATCGCGCGCGGTTTTTCGCTGGGTTGCGTTGATTACATTGCAAAACCATTTCATGATAAGGAAGTGCTGTCCAGAGTTCACTCCCATCTCGTCATTCGTAAACTTCACAAACAAATGGACGAATGGAACAGACAGTTGGAAAAGTCGAAAGCCGAACTCGAAGGGCTTGTGTCAGAACGCACCCAGCACCTGGAGCAGGCGATTGAAACCGCAAACAGAGCCAGCCAGACCAAGTCTGAATTCCTGGCGAAAATGAGTCATGAATTGAGAACCCCCATGAACGCGGTCCTCGGCTTCACCCAGGTTTTGGAAATGGAGTCGGAGACGCTATCGGAATCGCAACAAGTGACCGTCCAACACATTCATGATGCGGCGGATCATTTATTAAAACTGATCGACGATGTTCTGGATTTTGGCAAAATGGAATCTGGACAGATTCCAATGGTCATTCAAAAAATAGATGTGAAGGAAACTATCAATGAAAGCATCATTCCAATGATCCTTCCTTCCGCTGAAAAAAAGAAGCTACGTATTGAAAACAGACTGGAGAAGATGGAAGGCGCCTGCTGGGTGAAATGCGACAGAAACCGTTTGATTCAAATTCTCATCAACCTGGCGACCAATGGAGTGAAATACAACAAGGATGGCGGCGATCTGATTTTTGATTATGAAGCGACCGATGACGGGAGGGCAACTATCACCGTCACAGATTGCGGCCCCGGAATTCCCCAGGATAAGATTGAAACGATCTTCCACCCTTTCTACAGACTGCCAGAAAACAACGTTGCGATTCCAGGAGTGGGGATCGGCCTTGCGATCGTCAAGCGCTTTCTCGAACTGATGGGCGGCGATATTCAGGTGACCAGTGAAAAGGATAAAGGTTCTACCTTCAGCATCACCCTGCCCATCGAATAA
- a CDS encoding flagellin FliC gives MPIRIFNNIPSLNAQRILGINNDRLSQSVERISSGIRINRGADDAAGLAISEALRSDIRALRQAVRNANDGISLINVTEGALNEQSGILIRLRELASQAATGTVGSTERQTIQLEFNALRSEIDRIANTTEFNGQKLVDGSLASGVGSSSQILIQVGIDATVNSRINLNTEVNLTSITQTGLGIDALSVTTAAAALTALDTMNTAISLVTQGRGKVGAVQNRLVRTIGNLSITVENLSAAESAIRDADIAEEVALLTRNQILVQAATAMVGQANLIPQSVLQLLQ, from the coding sequence ATGCCCATTAGAATTTTTAACAACATACCCTCGTTGAATGCTCAGAGAATTTTGGGCATCAACAACGACCGTTTGTCTCAATCGGTCGAAAGAATTTCCTCAGGTATCCGGATCAATCGGGGCGCCGACGACGCGGCAGGTTTGGCTATTTCAGAAGCGTTGCGGTCCGACATTCGAGCGTTGCGTCAGGCGGTACGAAACGCCAACGACGGTATTTCCCTCATCAACGTGACAGAGGGCGCCTTGAATGAACAATCCGGAATTCTCATCCGGCTCAGGGAGCTTGCATCCCAGGCGGCCACAGGAACGGTCGGTTCCACGGAGCGTCAAACGATTCAGTTGGAGTTCAACGCGCTCCGAAGCGAAATCGACCGTATCGCCAACACCACTGAATTCAACGGTCAGAAACTGGTTGACGGTTCGCTTGCATCCGGCGTGGGTTCGAGCAGTCAGATTCTCATTCAGGTGGGCATCGACGCGACGGTCAACAGCCGAATCAATTTGAATACGGAGGTGAACCTGACGTCCATCACGCAAACGGGTCTGGGCATCGACGCCTTGTCGGTCACGACGGCGGCGGCGGCTTTGACGGCGTTGGATACCATGAACACGGCGATCTCTCTGGTAACGCAGGGTCGCGGTAAAGTGGGCGCGGTGCAAAACCGCTTGGTGAGAACGATCGGCAACTTGTCGATCACCGTGGAAAATCTCTCAGCCGCAGAATCGGCGATCCGCGATGCGGACATCGCTGAAGAAGTGGCTTTGTTAACTCGAAACCAAATCCTGGTGCAAGCGGCGACCGCCATGGTGGGTCAGGCTAATCTGATTCCCCAGTCGGTACTCCAGCTTCTCCAGTAA
- a CDS encoding NifU family protein has product MGIFGDLIKKITGAGNGSAGNEAAPTETVTGTAKPVYKVLRVQPTPNPEAFQFTLDQRAIEEGKTKTFDSADDAKGNAFGEKIFQIFGVQNVFVKDDFVTVTKSPTVGWSTIMEKINNVLEESFEFQTVADEPRVQEEDSILDSFDKENFINLPTEEKSRIIEALLDKGVRPALANDGGGLEVLAIDGSVVKIHYQGACGSCPSSTMGTLQYIESFLRDAAHPDLSVEAG; this is encoded by the coding sequence ATGGGTATCTTTGGCGATTTAATCAAGAAAATTACCGGAGCAGGCAACGGTTCCGCCGGGAATGAAGCGGCTCCGACTGAAACGGTTACGGGTACTGCGAAGCCAGTTTATAAAGTATTGCGCGTGCAACCGACTCCCAATCCGGAGGCGTTTCAGTTCACCCTGGATCAGCGCGCAATTGAAGAAGGCAAGACGAAGACCTTTGACTCTGCGGATGACGCGAAAGGCAATGCCTTCGGCGAGAAAATTTTTCAGATTTTTGGCGTTCAGAATGTTTTTGTGAAGGACGATTTTGTCACCGTCACCAAATCCCCGACTGTGGGATGGTCGACGATCATGGAAAAAATCAACAACGTTCTGGAAGAAAGTTTTGAGTTCCAGACGGTCGCCGATGAGCCGCGCGTTCAAGAAGAAGATTCGATTCTGGATTCATTCGACAAGGAAAACTTCATCAACCTGCCGACGGAAGAAAAGAGCAGAATCATCGAAGCCTTGTTGGACAAGGGCGTTCGCCCGGCCCTGGCTAACGATGGCGGCGGTCTGGAAGTGTTGGCCATCGACGGATCGGTTGTGAAGATTCATTACCAGGGAGCCTGTGGCAGTTGTCCCAGCTCCACGATGGGGACCTTGCAATATATTGAAAGTTTTCTGCGCGACGCCGCGCATCCGGATTTGAGCGTAGAGGCTGGATGA
- a CDS encoding DUF4340 domain-containing protein has product MKFKSTLILACGLAALAGYYFFMELPAETKRFEAMEQASKVLPFDPAKIQGIRLKHKDQTLEVSRQKDDWTMDAPVKTLADSDAIRGFLSRLDAIKYSRIVEEAADDLSAFGLDAPSLTIELERSDADALVLRVGDDAPMNNGLYLSTGTPQVYLARVGREELAKTAFDLRDKTPLRFEVDSITAVTLEREGEVVNLVKQGEDWLLKQEATLKADPGEVQNYLNHVRFLKIKSFVEEAPSDLQAYGLKTPYLRLALRAGKDGTPLYFDLGKEDGASGRHARTSDADRVFRISQADAGRMTRHAASFLDKTLFRGKIETTSRIEIQSGDDAILLSRDAENKSPWRIESPIQSGADPTTLNSLLADLREARVHEFLQTLENDPALYGLNAPEKRLKVQIENKEWSLALGRADGQGAFYAQREGEDAVFTLSKDWVEKLFRSLYSLRDKKIVHFETDKVSRIQIEYPDSAFEMERSGDEWNLKQPEVLSNIKAFLGNEVLWTLKTMEFESVSETKAEDALFEKPAARIALWGANGEMVETLLLAKSDLPERMLAKVESEPGLRFELKKMYFDELPRDGKKFRNQ; this is encoded by the coding sequence ATGAAATTTAAATCGACTCTCATACTGGCCTGTGGTCTGGCGGCTCTTGCGGGATATTATTTTTTCATGGAATTGCCTGCGGAGACGAAACGTTTCGAGGCGATGGAGCAGGCTTCGAAAGTCCTTCCCTTCGACCCCGCCAAAATTCAAGGCATTCGCCTCAAACATAAAGATCAGACGCTTGAGGTGTCCCGCCAGAAAGATGACTGGACGATGGACGCGCCTGTAAAGACTCTGGCGGATTCCGATGCGATACGCGGTTTTCTGTCGCGTTTGGACGCGATAAAATATTCCCGCATTGTCGAAGAGGCGGCAGACGATCTTTCCGCATTCGGTCTCGATGCGCCTTCGCTCACCATTGAATTGGAGCGGAGCGATGCAGACGCTCTGGTTTTACGAGTTGGCGACGACGCGCCGATGAATAACGGCCTGTATCTGTCAACCGGGACGCCGCAGGTTTATCTCGCGCGTGTGGGAAGAGAGGAGCTGGCCAAAACAGCGTTTGATTTGCGCGACAAGACGCCGCTGAGATTTGAAGTGGATTCCATCACCGCCGTGACCCTCGAACGCGAAGGCGAGGTCGTCAATCTCGTCAAACAGGGCGAAGACTGGTTGCTGAAACAGGAAGCGACCCTGAAGGCGGATCCCGGAGAAGTTCAAAATTATTTGAACCATGTCCGCTTCCTGAAGATCAAGTCCTTTGTCGAGGAAGCTCCGAGCGATTTACAAGCTTACGGATTGAAGACTCCCTATTTGCGTTTGGCCTTGCGGGCCGGAAAAGACGGAACGCCCTTGTATTTTGACCTCGGCAAAGAAGACGGCGCGAGCGGACGCCACGCAAGAACCAGCGATGCGGATCGCGTGTTTAGGATCTCGCAGGCCGACGCAGGGCGGATGACGCGCCACGCCGCCAGCTTTCTGGATAAAACATTGTTTCGCGGCAAAATCGAAACCACTTCGCGCATTGAGATTCAGAGCGGAGACGACGCCATTCTTTTATCCAGAGACGCAGAGAACAAATCGCCCTGGCGCATTGAATCCCCGATTCAATCCGGCGCTGATCCCACCACGCTCAACAGCTTGCTCGCCGATTTGCGAGAAGCGCGGGTTCATGAATTTTTGCAAACGCTGGAAAACGATCCCGCCTTGTACGGGTTGAACGCTCCAGAGAAACGTTTGAAAGTCCAAATAGAAAATAAAGAATGGTCGCTGGCGTTGGGGAGGGCCGATGGGCAGGGCGCTTTCTATGCTCAACGCGAAGGCGAAGACGCCGTCTTCACGCTTTCGAAGGACTGGGTGGAAAAATTATTTCGATCGCTATACAGCCTGCGCGATAAGAAAATCGTACATTTTGAAACCGATAAGGTGAGTCGCATTCAGATCGAATATCCCGACAGCGCGTTTGAAATGGAGAGAAGCGGAGATGAATGGAACTTGAAACAACCCGAAGTCCTTTCGAATATCAAAGCCTTCCTTGGCAACGAAGTGTTGTGGACGCTCAAAACCATGGAGTTTGAATCAGTATCGGAGACAAAGGCAGAGGATGCCCTGTTTGAAAAGCCAGCGGCGCGTATCGCCCTCTGGGGCGCCAATGGAGAAATGGTGGAGACGCTTCTATTGGCAAAGTCGGACTTGCCCGAGCGAATGCTTGCGAAAGTCGAGTCCGAACCAGGCCTGCGTTTTGAGCTGAAGAAAATGTATTTTGACGAATTACCCCGCGATGGAAAGAAATTCCGAAATCAGTAA
- a CDS encoding GldG family protein: MSLISIIAAWSALFMGLSASFLNWIAPDKVVWIYSLLGGCAVAALYFLIAERRIVLGALKSRSATHGMNSFALVAIVVGILVFVNLISLRHKSRIDLTEGGFFTLSEQTEKVASSLPRDVKMTAFFQTESPEKNQFKSLGDGYLELSEKLSLDYVDPDKNPGATKRYGVTSYGTIVLESGGKEARVQNPTEENLTNALIKVTSDQQKTLYFLSGHDEKRLDDPGPEGYSTIKASLEKDGYQVKEFSFMTAPSAPDDANLIVIPGPKRPFQEAEIKALDAYLEGGGAVFVLLDPQLPTGLEDFLLRWGVKVQNDLVVDPISNLFGGDSAAPVVNTYVPHDITKNFSLPTIFPLLRSVTAVEQEGLRSEEILLTGANSWAETDVRAGKARYDADADIKGPVPVMVAVTKDLAPATEDATDASSASAESENIPQARLAVVGDSDFAGNNYFNFSGNGDFFLNAASYLAEEQRLISIRPRERKNNPLQLTRSEGNVLFVFGVILFPGCVVAAGIASWWKRRRL, encoded by the coding sequence ATGTCGCTGATTTCAATCATCGCCGCATGGAGCGCGCTCTTCATGGGATTGAGCGCTTCCTTCCTGAACTGGATCGCGCCGGATAAAGTCGTGTGGATTTATTCGCTGTTGGGCGGATGCGCTGTGGCGGCCTTGTATTTCCTCATCGCCGAGAGGCGCATTGTTTTGGGCGCGCTCAAATCGCGCTCGGCGACGCATGGCATGAACTCCTTCGCTCTGGTCGCGATCGTTGTGGGAATCCTGGTGTTTGTCAATCTGATCTCGTTGCGTCATAAGAGCCGCATTGATTTGACCGAGGGCGGGTTTTTCACGCTCTCAGAGCAGACGGAAAAGGTGGCGTCGAGTTTGCCGCGCGACGTCAAAATGACGGCATTTTTTCAAACGGAATCGCCTGAGAAAAATCAGTTCAAAAGTCTCGGCGACGGCTATCTGGAACTGAGCGAGAAACTCAGTCTGGACTATGTGGACCCGGACAAAAACCCCGGCGCCACCAAACGCTATGGCGTGACCTCTTATGGCACGATTGTGCTGGAGAGCGGCGGAAAAGAAGCGCGGGTGCAGAATCCTACGGAAGAGAATCTGACCAACGCTCTGATCAAGGTGACCAGCGATCAGCAGAAAACGCTTTATTTTCTTTCCGGTCACGACGAGAAAAGGCTGGACGATCCGGGGCCTGAAGGATACTCCACGATCAAGGCCAGTTTGGAAAAGGATGGATACCAGGTCAAAGAGTTTTCCTTCATGACTGCGCCCTCGGCGCCGGACGATGCAAATTTAATCGTTATTCCGGGGCCAAAACGACCCTTTCAGGAAGCGGAGATCAAGGCCCTCGACGCCTACCTCGAAGGCGGCGGCGCGGTTTTTGTTTTGCTGGACCCGCAACTGCCGACGGGGCTGGAGGATTTTCTTCTGCGTTGGGGCGTGAAAGTGCAAAACGATCTCGTCGTCGATCCCATTTCCAATTTGTTCGGCGGCGATTCGGCGGCTCCGGTAGTCAACACTTACGTGCCGCACGACATCACGAAAAATTTCAGCTTGCCGACAATTTTCCCCTTACTGCGCTCCGTGACGGCGGTGGAACAAGAAGGCTTGCGCTCTGAGGAAATTTTACTGACCGGCGCGAACAGTTGGGCGGAGACGGACGTGCGCGCGGGCAAGGCGCGTTACGACGCGGATGCGGATATCAAAGGCCCGGTGCCGGTGATGGTCGCCGTGACGAAAGACCTCGCGCCAGCGACGGAGGATGCGACGGACGCATCATCTGCAAGTGCGGAGTCTGAGAATATTCCTCAGGCGCGTCTTGCGGTTGTGGGCGATTCTGATTTCGCCGGGAACAATTATTTTAACTTTTCCGGCAATGGAGATTTTTTTCTCAACGCGGCTTCCTATCTGGCGGAAGAACAACGTCTGATATCGATTCGACCGCGTGAACGTAAAAACAATCCGCTTCAATTGACCCGCTCCGAAGGCAATGTCCTGTTTGTTTTTGGAGTGATTCTTTTCCCCGGTTGCGTCGTTGCCGCAGGGATTGCGTCCTGGTGGAAACGACGCCGCTTGTGA